TTAAAAACTAAGAAAGTGAGTGAATGAATAAGCACTTTTCTTTCATGTATATACCAAAAATACCCTCCATCAAACGGACCTCTAATAGTCCATAGTTTAACGAGGGTTTCACTAGACCATTTGTGTGTGCCCTTTTGGGGCCCCATATACTGAATGGGCCGAATATTACTGTTGTTGGGTCCGCGTGGGCTATCCTATAATGACCTGAAATATCCAATCCAATCTGATgccatattttaatttttataaataaatcctATTCCTTTGtcgataatgataataataataataatagattaAAACAGAAAAAAGGAAAATTCGATAAAATGGTACTTCAAGAAACGTTTAATCTCCTGTTTTCGGAATAATTTTCCAAATATATCAAGCCAGAATCTTTTATTTGTATTCATCAAAGTAAAATCTcacaattataatatttttttgtttgcaaaaatttgtgtgagacggtctcacggatcgaatcttgtgagacgaatatcttatttgggtcatccatgaaaaaatattattttttatgctaagagtgttacttttattatgaatatcgataggattgacccgtctcaaatATTAAGATTCGTGGGACTGTCTCACAAAGAacctattttttttgttttataataaaaatcaaactaatttaaaaaattaacccaaaaaaaaaaaaaaaattaaaaatcatagtTGCTGGGAGAAAAAAATTAAACGCATATAGTGATTTCTTCGACTTCTGTTCCCAGTCATTGTTAAAAATCCCTCCGGGATTCCGGAATTCAATGTACGGCGGTTCTGGAAAGCTTGCCCGCGGCGGCGGTAAGCGGAACATTCACGCCCCTCCAATCAACCGTGACTCCGCCGCCACATCGTGCGGACGCCTTTCTTCGGGAGTCGGCGCAGCCGCCGTCACCAGAGGCCGCGATGGCGGAGGGGAGTCCGCCTCTGGCCCTACATCTTCTCGGCAAGCGGAGGAGACATTCAGCCTCCTCACGAGGAATCATCTGAACTTCGCGATGGCATTGAGGCTTGTGCCTGACCTTGTCGAGGAGATCAATCGCGTGGAGGCGACGGGGGGAACAGCGCGTATCAAGTTTGATTACAATGCGAACAATTCCGATGGAAATGTGAGTATGGATGTTCAATTCTATAGAAGCTTTGAGTTTTACTGCTTCTTGTTTATTTTATCAGGGGAACTTGAGTCTTGAGCTGTGTATCGACTCTTTGTTATGGTCAGATTAATACTCTTATCACATTCAGGGTTCTTTATCCTCGATTAGGTGTTCGACTCAAAATTTGGTATAGTTACATCTTTGTGTCTAGATTGGGTTTTAATGTTGCGGATAGAAATTATAAGTCCCAGTGTACATAGACCGCGTTTGATTTGGTTTGGATACAGAGAcatcttttttattattttattattaatgtcAAAGCGTTGGTGATACACTTGAGTGGCTATGAATTCAGAAAATTTGAATGCTCCTGGTGGGAAGAGTAGGGAGAACAGGAAAAGTCAAGTGTGAATTTGTGGGAAAACGGGCACTAAACTGAACCGATTCGGATAAGAAAAAGTAGTTGAACATGCCTTCTAGAATTTGTGGCTTTTATGATGGATATATATCCCAGTCTTGCAACATTATATGACACTGAAATGATTTCATAATTTTCGTGTGAGTTATGAACTTCGAGACAATTCAAGGTTGTCTAAAGCTCAAGCCCCAGGTCATTATTTGttagtcttgagttcagaaatCAAGACAATTCAAGGCTGCCTAAAGCCCTAGGTCAAGACAAGCATATGCTGGCACCCTGAATTATTGTCTTGCGAATGCTGGTCTTTTTCCTTCAATCACTCACcttctttttttctttactTGTCTAGTTCCTCATAAAGTTCAATTGGAGCCAGGGTATCAAACTCGTTAGTATTCCAATAAAATTGTCAGATTTGTTTTGCTCAGTCCATGGAGTTGATGATAGTTTTTTTTCCATAAAGATAAACCGATAATTTTTTCTCATGGTGTAGGAAACTATGCTTCTAGATGACTCTTACGGTCATTTTTTAATCTGCTGATGATTTTCGGGATTTTTTTGTCTATTGTCTTATGTTATGAAGTGTCtaaataattttctttattttcatatatattaaGTGTTATGCTGATAACTGAGAAGACTCTACTTTCAGCAATGCCATGTTTATTTTTGTAATGTATCATTGCTGGTGATATGATGACATAATAGCCTTTGGTCCTTTACCTTGTCTTGCTGTTATTAGCACAATAAATTTGGTCTGCACCTTTCAGTTTCAATACTTCCCTCGAATGACATGCCAGAGTAAAATCACTAATTTGCATCTTAGTAATTTCTAAGTATTTCCTATCTGCTAGTTTCTCAAGAATCATATCCTTGGCTGCCTTTCATCCACCTTCTCTCACTTTGCTTCTTGTATTGTGGAACATCAACTTCATTATTATACTCGACAACCCCTTTGCTTTCTCAAATCGAGATGCCCTGTTCTACTTAAAGATTTCTTGTATGAATTGGAGGtttgttttatgtttttatttttcttgtagcATTTTCAAATGAGAGTAGACATTTAAACTCATCCTTATTCTGTAACCAGGTTATCACTGTCGGTGATAAGAACTTCAATTTTACATGGTCGAAGGAAATGGGGGAACTTTGCGACATATACGAAGAACGTAAAAATGGCGAAGATGGAAATGGCTTGCTAATAGAATCAGGAGGCGCTTGGCGTAAGCTGAATGTGCAGCGTGTATTGGATGAATCAACTAAAAAGCATGTCAAAATGCGATCTGAAGAAGCTGAGCGTAAGAATAAACAGCGAAAGTATGACTCCTTTTCTTGAACTATTGTGCTATGCATATATTGCATGTTTGTATTTTTAAGTTGTAAATTTTGAGAAGCCTGTCTGGATTCTGGTATCATCCATATCACCAGATGCATTGAACTGACGTCCAGAATACAGTATGTGTTATTTAGCAATAAATTAATAATGGTGTAAGAAAAATATGGCATAATTTCCCGGATAGATATAATTCTTATACGTGAATAATCAACGTGAAAGCCGAAAACAATATATATTTCCTTTTATCATTCTTATGTGGTTCTTCTTTCTCTTTTACTGCAAGGTGTATGAGGTAGATTTTTTAAATGTATGTTAGCATGTTCACATTTGTTAATTCCCTCAAATTATGATAGTCTCTCATTCTAGCGTAGCGTACTTGTATTAAGCGTTctaaaaagtaataataaaaaaaatgtaaactaAAAAACCCTTAAATacaccaaaataaattttgtctCGAAGCCTTCCTTTCTATGCGACAAAGGGATAATACTTGACTCAATGGCGATCAACACTCTATGcaatttatgattttgagacttgtgttTGATAACttgaaaatttatgtttttattcttaaaatttgtattttatttattatttaatctaTTAATTactttatataattaaaattatatttaaaatttaaaaacgtTTTGTAAGGTTTAATCTCGTTCTAAGCCTGCTTAAGCTTATAAAGCCTAAAGCCTGATCGTGGCGCTCCATCATACTTCACGCATTTTAGAACCTTGCTTGTACGCATCTAAACTTTTGATTTCATCTCTCATTGACATTGTATAATCAATTCACTTGTATTCATGGTGATGTTTTGTTTGATTTGAgagatgaatatttttattaagacTGTGTTACCCATGTTACACATTAAGTATTATGGGGGTATGACTCCCTATACATAAACTAATCCTTAATATTTTCCCAGTTCTTCACCATATTGGTTCTTCTTTTATATGGGAGACATTTTTTCTGCATATTGTTTTACTGAAGAAATTGAATAAGCGGAGTAACTAGTTTGGATCAGATGATAACGTCAAGCATTCATGATGATATTAGAAGAATCTAACAGAGTTCAGGAGACAATAATGATATTAAGTTCAGTTAATATCTTTTAAGTTTTTCATCAAGTCCTTTCTATTTCTTGATAACAGATCCATAGTCTTAGACCATCAGAATTCAAGTATGAAGAATCAAATGAAGGCACTAGCTGCAGCTGAATGTAAGCATCGTAATTTTTATGTCTTCTCTTTTTAGCTGCCCTTCAATTTCTTGGCAGATAATTTGTTATATGTGCAAGTGCTAAAACCGAAttagatttttatttaattcaaataaGAAATGGCATATTGAATCAGCCATAGTTATAATTTTGTCAGAAATTTTGTGCCTACCAACTTTGAAGGTGGTTAAGTTGCATTCACATAAGTCTCATAAGCTAATTTATATCGATTGGTGGAGCCTTTATGCATGCTGTATTTGCTTATTTGGATATGTCAATTTCCAAAGTTCAAGCCCTTCACTCAAATAAGAATTTCTTTGCCccatttgttaaaaaaaaatgtatctCCAGTTTTTCAATTCAAACAAGATGATTACATATGTGATGCTTTGTAGAAGGGGCACTGCATTTACATATCATACACCTATCAACCCAACACATATCTGTCTCTAGCGTCTTTATTTCAATGGAATTTGACATATGTGATGCTTTATGAGCGGCAATCATTGATGACAAAGGAATTTTGATACCCAGGAAGTAGGGAGCTGTCAACTGATGAACTCAAACCTGAAAATCCGGTCCGAAGCAGTGGACTGTGGTCCGATAAAACAATATTTGTAGTTGCGCGAGTTTCTCTTCGGATAACCGATCCATCCCTGTTACTCCatagtaaattttaaaaatgtatatattttattttttaaaatatgttctctttacatttttaatattttttgtatatATGTTAAAGAAATTACTTATCTGttactatttttattaaaaaacttcctattattttatatagttttttatttaaaaataacccAAAAAAAACCCAGCTAAACTGAACCCAACCTGTTGAAATCGATTATTAATCGGGCGAGTTATCTTTATATCAATGCTTCCCGAAAATAAACCAGGTGGACTAAAGTTACCTAAAAACCAGACCCTTCCAGCAGTTTACACTTTAGCCCCACCTCTATGTCCTCGCTTTTGCAACTTCTGCATCTTCACCCTGTTTTGCAACCTCATTTTCATGCATTTTCATGATACATACAGTTAAGAGTTGTAAAGAAACTCAGTTCTAAGAAATTTCCTCGTTTTACTAGTAACATTATGTGTGCGGGGCATGCTATTATCATGATCATTATAACTCTTTCTAAACACAACTTTTTTGGCAAAAGCAGTTTCGCTCCATAAGTTTTTCATATCCAAATGCACCTTTAAACCAAATCCGCCCTAATTTTATTTTCAGCTAATTCATGGAGAATGCCTTTTAAAAGGAAAGAGCCTCCGTTCAAAAAGTCAAAACTTGAAGCCTATCCTGGTGAGTGGAATAATGACTTTGACGCATTCTTTTTTTGCCAGAATTAGTTTGTTTCCATTTTCATATTAGACGAAATGATTTTAGATTCCTGAAACGACTTGGGGCTTGACTTTTTGCTAAATACTAATTTTCTCCGTTGGTTTTTTTGCTTGACTTGACCATCACAATAGCAGGCGGACCTCCTAAATCTGTCTATAAATCCAGTTTGTCGGCACCAAATCCATCAAAGAATAAACCCTCCACTGGTTCATCATTATCTTCTCATATAGAGCAATATGGTGCTCCAGCTCACACATCTGGAAGCAGCAATCCCACGAAGGGAAATGCCATTGTGTCTGATGCTACACCCTCTCAAGCATCAAGTAAAGCTACCAGTTTAGACAAAGAAATGTCTAGTAGGATGGCAAATAATACTGTCCTCAATAAACCAGTTCAAAATCAGAATGTGGATGCTAAACATTTTGATTTGAGAAGTTTCATTGTTTCTCTTCTAATGGAGCATAATGCAGACGGAATGAGTCTAAAGGTTAGGGCATATGGCATGAAAAACGGGGAGGGGGGTGCTAATTGTAGGGGCACTgggaatgtttttcattttcaAACTGTACTAAATTTACTTTTTGTGAAACTTTTGTTGGTAGAATAATGCTGTTGAATATTTTCTTCATCAGGCATTGGAGAAAGCTATTGGAGAAGCTATGCCCAACTCTGCACGGAAAATCCAGCCAATTCTGAAGCAAGTACGcatcgattttttttaaaaattgtttgcgtGAGTCTTGAGCAGATTATGCTTATTCAGTGTTTACTGGCAGATTGCAAATTTTAAAGCTCCTGGAAGATATTACTTGAAACCTGGAGTCACAGAAAACTTCAAGAAGACTTCTTCTGAAAGTGGAAGGTATACCTGGTTCTATCAGGCTTCTCTCTGAACTGAATTCTTGTGCTTATTTATTTAGGGTTCTTTTTTATTCTTGTAACTCGTGAAACATATTGATATATGCAGGATAATAGCTTAGGTATGCATGTGAGAACTTATTCAGTTTGGTACATTTTCATTGTGGAATTAGAATTGTAGGCTTGAGGTGCTTGGGATGTGATTAAATAACCTTCCTCATACGATGTAGTCCTTGTGCGGTGAGGTTTTTCCTCCACCTACTCTTCCCTGCCTTCTTCTCTTTATTTTGATACTTAATCACTTCTTGGGATTTGTAACGAGTTAGACAGTAGTTAAAAGATCCATATGCTGGAAAGAGGAAAAAATGAAAATCCTAGAGTTTGTTGCTGTACGTACTTCAGTGAGAAACTGGAATGACAGCTGATCTAGATTACACGAGCATCACTAGCATCAAGATCGAGTAtaaattttaactttttctGCCTTGTCATTGTGATAATAGTTTCCTATGGAAAGTTGAtctaagttttttttatttgatccTCAACACAAGTACAAATCAAAAGAGTATTCAGGCAACGAGATGGAAAAACGTGAAATAAGGAATAAGAGCCAGGAAGAAAGACACAAATTGACTTTTTGGGAAGTCTGCGCTTTTAGCATGCACTTGCATTAATGTTATTCACATTAACTTTGTGTGAAGGCTTTATTTTTTGCCTTGTTTACTCCATCTAAATGACTACATCTTGTTCTGTAGTCTGTATCGGTGGACCGTGCTTTCTATCAGAATCTAATGTGTTTTTCCTCAGTTCCCCAGAAATCGTTGGAAATCATTCACCTGCAACTAATAACTTTGGCCGACTTCCTGATTTAGATCCTAAATTTTCCTTGCGAACTCCCATTAATGAATTGGAGGAACAGGCTCAATTGAACTCTATGTGTGGAAATGCACCAGACACAGAAGATAAAATTGACATCCCTCTCAATTCACCTGATCATTCTAATGGCAAGAAAGTTTCAGATGATAATGAAGGGCGGGCTGTTAGCTCTAGCGACTGTGGAAGTGACAGTGATGGTGAAAGTAATAGCAGTGATAGTGGAAGTGATAGTGAAAGTAATAGCAGAGAAAAAAGAAGTCCTGTGGGAAGTCACAGTGGGAGTAGCAGTGATAGTGAAAGTGACGTATCTTCCAGCAGCAAACAGGCACCTGATGAAGATGTAGATATCATGACAAGTGATGATGCCAAAGAACCCGAGTCCGAGCCTCTCTCAAAATCTCCTGCTCGGTCGAGGCCTCTAGACATTGAACTTCTTGATATAGGACATTATGAAAAGCAAGATGATTGGGTTTCTGATGTAGCTGAGATTGAGAATGACAATCCTGAAGATGACCTCGAAACTGAAAGGGCTACATGTAGTTATTTGTTTTCTAATGAAGAAGGTGAAGATAAGAAACCATCATCGCCATATCATTATAAGTACTATGAGAACCAAGGCAATGACAGTGTGGTTAAAGATGGCTTCAAGCATGGGGAGCCTGATAGTTACGCAAGATCGTCTAAAGGCAAATCTAAAAGGCAGTCtaatgaatgtcattttgttgATAGGGCTTACAGTAGTAAGAGGTTGAAAGACACGAATTTGAGTCAACCATTTTCTGGGACCATGACCTCTCTTTTCGGCGAGAGTCCTCAAAATTCATCTCCTGATGAACTTCTAAAAAGCTCCCTCGAGGCACCTATCAATCAAATGTCTGTCAGAGATGCAAGTCATGGTAATTGGGACCCTAACCTTCAAGTAGGCTTTAACCAAGGAATACAATCTGGGTCTTTTTCTGAATCTCGGGTGCCAGGTCAAAGATCCTCTGATGTTGTTGGAGGGGCTGAGGTCCATTCTAATGGAAAGAGACCTGGTTGTGGTGTTGAGGAGTCCGAAAGAGGCCTTCAAACCAGCGGAAGACTTTGGATGCAGAATCCAATAAATATGGAGACACTACATGAAGATGGTGATACCGGTGACAAAGAGACGATCCCAGCAGAAtcaatttccagaaaaccaaagATTATGGTGAAGGCAACGGATGCTGGACTACATTGTAAAACACAAACGAGTTACTCTCCCAAAGATAACAACACCAATACTGTGGACAGGTCTCTGGTAATGAATGGTCGGGACAATAAACTTCGAAGAGAGCTTTCAGAATTGGAGGTTGGTGAGTTTCGTGAGCCCTTACCTGACGAAATACCAGGGCCAAAGAAGCAATTTGAAAAGAAGGGTAAACATAGacaattagaaaaaaaatcagCTGATTCAGATTACTGGAACTCAGATTCAAATAGGGGCCCCTCTAAAAAGATCACTCCAGGCTCAAGAAAACTTTCCCCGCAGAATTCTGAAACTGTGATATCTGGAATTCCAGATGGATCATCAAAGCCAAAGCCTCCAGAAAATAATGTCAAtgatccttcaaaacatcaacTCAGAGAAACTAGACGTCTGCCACAGCAGCATCAGTCACCAGCAGGTCCTACTGAGTTTGTCCCTAATCATAGTAAAATTCCTGAAATAAGTAGAAGTAGAAATGCAGAACCTGAAACTCAGAGGATAAACTCGGAAGCTAATGGTTACAAAAAAGTTCCTGTTAATGCGACAGATCAGCAGCATGGCCTCAAACGAACAGTTGTTTCCCAGACGAAGAATGAGTTTAAAAAACAGGAGCCCAATATGATAGGTAGTTCAAATTATAGACAAAAAGACACATTTTTA
The Primulina tabacum isolate GXHZ01 chromosome 9, ASM2559414v2, whole genome shotgun sequence DNA segment above includes these coding regions:
- the LOC142556050 gene encoding uncharacterized protein LOC142556050 isoform X3; amino-acid sequence: MPFKRKEPPFKKSKLEAYPAGGPPKSVYKSSLSAPNPSKNKPSTGSSLSSHIEQYGAPAHTSGSSNPTKGNAIVSDATPSQASSKATSLDKEMSSRMANNTVLNKPVQNQNVDAKHFDLRSFIVSLLMEHNADGMSLKALEKAIGEAMPNSARKIQPILKQIANFKAPGRYYLKPGVTENFKKTSSESGSSPEIVGNHSPATNNFGRLPDLDPKFSLRTPINELEEQAQLNSMCGNAPDTEDKIDIPLNSPDHSNGKKVSDDNEGRAVSSSDCGSDSDGESNSSDSGSDSESNSREKRSPVGSHSGSSSDSESDVSSSSKQAPDEDVDIMTSDDAKEPESEPLSKSPARSRPLDIELLDIGHYEKQDDWVSDVAEIENDNPEDDLETERATCSYLFSNEEGEDKKPSSPYHYKYYENQGNDSVVKDGFKHGEPDSYARSSKGKSKRQSNECHFVDRAYSSKRLKDTNLSQPFSGTMTSLFGESPQNSSPDELLKSSLEAPINQMSVRDASHGNWDPNLQVGFNQGIQSGSFSESRVPGQRSSDVVGGAEVHSNGKRPGCGVEESERGLQTSGRLWMQNPINMETLHEDGDTGDKETIPAESISRKPKIMVKATDAGLHCKTQTSYSPKDNNTNTVDRSLVMNGRDNKLRRELSELEVGEFREPLPDEIPGPKKQFEKKGKHRQLEKKSADSDYWNSDSNRGPSKKITPGSRKLSPQNSETVISGIPDGSSKPKPPENNVNDPSKHQLRETRRLPQQHQSPAGPTEFVPNHSKIPEISRSRNAEPETQRINSEANGYKKVPVNATDQQHGLKRTVVSQTKNEFKKQEPNMIGSSNYRQKDTFLGGSNNGIQKRTESFSDEKSCSYAKYEKEEPELKSPIKDLSQYKKYVKEFQDKYESYCSLNNILESYRDEFSNLGNELETYRGRDNKRYQDILEQIRSSFHQCGEKHKQFKKIFIVLHEELRHLKQRIKDFAASYTRN
- the LOC142556050 gene encoding uncharacterized protein LOC142556050 isoform X4 is translated as MPFKRKEPPFKKSKLEAYPGGPPKSVYKSSLSAPNPSKNKPSTGSSLSSHIEQYGAPAHTSGSSNPTKGNAIVSDATPSQASSKATSLDKEMSSRMANNTVLNKPVQNQNVDAKHFDLRSFIVSLLMEHNADGMSLKALEKAIGEAMPNSARKIQPILKQIANFKAPGRYYLKPGVTENFKKTSSESGSSPEIVGNHSPATNNFGRLPDLDPKFSLRTPINELEEQAQLNSMCGNAPDTEDKIDIPLNSPDHSNGKKVSDDNEGRAVSSSDCGSDSDGESNSSDSGSDSESNSREKRSPVGSHSGSSSDSESDVSSSSKQAPDEDVDIMTSDDAKEPESEPLSKSPARSRPLDIELLDIGHYEKQDDWVSDVAEIENDNPEDDLETERATCSYLFSNEEGEDKKPSSPYHYKYYENQGNDSVVKDGFKHGEPDSYARSSKGKSKRQSNECHFVDRAYSSKRLKDTNLSQPFSGTMTSLFGESPQNSSPDELLKSSLEAPINQMSVRDASHGNWDPNLQVGFNQGIQSGSFSESRVPGQRSSDVVGGAEVHSNGKRPGCGVEESERGLQTSGRLWMQNPINMETLHEDGDTGDKETIPAESISRKPKIMVKATDAGLHCKTQTSYSPKDNNTNTVDRSLVMNGRDNKLRRELSELEVGEFREPLPDEIPGPKKQFEKKGKHRQLEKKSADSDYWNSDSNRGPSKKITPGSRKLSPQNSETVISGIPDGSSKPKPPENNVNDPSKHQLRETRRLPQQHQSPAGPTEFVPNHSKIPEISRSRNAEPETQRINSEANGYKKVPVNATDQQHGLKRTVVSQTKNEFKKQEPNMIGSSNYRQKDTFLGGSNNGIQKRTESFSDEKSCSYAKYEKEEPELKSPIKDLSQYKKYVKEFQDKYESYCSLNNILESYRDEFSNLGNELETYRGRDNKRYQDILEQIRSSFHQCGEKHKQFKKIFIVLHEELRHLKQRIKDFAASYTRN
- the LOC142556050 gene encoding uncharacterized protein LOC142556050 isoform X1, giving the protein MYGGSGKLARGGGKRNIHAPPINRDSAATSCGRLSSGVGAAAVTRGRDGGGESASGPTSSRQAEETFSLLTRNHLNFAMALRLVPDLVEEINRVEATGGTARIKFDYNANNSDGNVITVGDKNFNFTWSKEMGELCDIYEERKNGEDGNGLLIESGGAWRKLNVQRVLDESTKKHVKMRSEEAERKNKQRKSIVLDHQNSSMKNQMKALAAAESNSWRMPFKRKEPPFKKSKLEAYPAGGPPKSVYKSSLSAPNPSKNKPSTGSSLSSHIEQYGAPAHTSGSSNPTKGNAIVSDATPSQASSKATSLDKEMSSRMANNTVLNKPVQNQNVDAKHFDLRSFIVSLLMEHNADGMSLKALEKAIGEAMPNSARKIQPILKQIANFKAPGRYYLKPGVTENFKKTSSESGSSPEIVGNHSPATNNFGRLPDLDPKFSLRTPINELEEQAQLNSMCGNAPDTEDKIDIPLNSPDHSNGKKVSDDNEGRAVSSSDCGSDSDGESNSSDSGSDSESNSREKRSPVGSHSGSSSDSESDVSSSSKQAPDEDVDIMTSDDAKEPESEPLSKSPARSRPLDIELLDIGHYEKQDDWVSDVAEIENDNPEDDLETERATCSYLFSNEEGEDKKPSSPYHYKYYENQGNDSVVKDGFKHGEPDSYARSSKGKSKRQSNECHFVDRAYSSKRLKDTNLSQPFSGTMTSLFGESPQNSSPDELLKSSLEAPINQMSVRDASHGNWDPNLQVGFNQGIQSGSFSESRVPGQRSSDVVGGAEVHSNGKRPGCGVEESERGLQTSGRLWMQNPINMETLHEDGDTGDKETIPAESISRKPKIMVKATDAGLHCKTQTSYSPKDNNTNTVDRSLVMNGRDNKLRRELSELEVGEFREPLPDEIPGPKKQFEKKGKHRQLEKKSADSDYWNSDSNRGPSKKITPGSRKLSPQNSETVISGIPDGSSKPKPPENNVNDPSKHQLRETRRLPQQHQSPAGPTEFVPNHSKIPEISRSRNAEPETQRINSEANGYKKVPVNATDQQHGLKRTVVSQTKNEFKKQEPNMIGSSNYRQKDTFLGGSNNGIQKRTESFSDEKSCSYAKYEKEEPELKSPIKDLSQYKKYVKEFQDKYESYCSLNNILESYRDEFSNLGNELETYRGRDNKRYQDILEQIRSSFHQCGEKHKQFKKIFIVLHEELRHLKQRIKDFAASYTRN
- the LOC142556050 gene encoding uncharacterized protein LOC142556050 isoform X2; this translates as MYGGSGKLARGGGKRNIHAPPINRDSAATSCGRLSSGVGAAAVTRGRDGGGESASGPTSSRQAEETFSLLTRNHLNFAMALRLVPDLVEEINRVEATGGTARIKFDYNANNSDGNVITVGDKNFNFTWSKEMGELCDIYEERKNGEDGNGLLIESGGAWRKLNVQRVLDESTKKHVKMRSEEAERKNKQRKSIVLDHQNSSMKNQMKALAAAESNSWRMPFKRKEPPFKKSKLEAYPGGPPKSVYKSSLSAPNPSKNKPSTGSSLSSHIEQYGAPAHTSGSSNPTKGNAIVSDATPSQASSKATSLDKEMSSRMANNTVLNKPVQNQNVDAKHFDLRSFIVSLLMEHNADGMSLKALEKAIGEAMPNSARKIQPILKQIANFKAPGRYYLKPGVTENFKKTSSESGSSPEIVGNHSPATNNFGRLPDLDPKFSLRTPINELEEQAQLNSMCGNAPDTEDKIDIPLNSPDHSNGKKVSDDNEGRAVSSSDCGSDSDGESNSSDSGSDSESNSREKRSPVGSHSGSSSDSESDVSSSSKQAPDEDVDIMTSDDAKEPESEPLSKSPARSRPLDIELLDIGHYEKQDDWVSDVAEIENDNPEDDLETERATCSYLFSNEEGEDKKPSSPYHYKYYENQGNDSVVKDGFKHGEPDSYARSSKGKSKRQSNECHFVDRAYSSKRLKDTNLSQPFSGTMTSLFGESPQNSSPDELLKSSLEAPINQMSVRDASHGNWDPNLQVGFNQGIQSGSFSESRVPGQRSSDVVGGAEVHSNGKRPGCGVEESERGLQTSGRLWMQNPINMETLHEDGDTGDKETIPAESISRKPKIMVKATDAGLHCKTQTSYSPKDNNTNTVDRSLVMNGRDNKLRRELSELEVGEFREPLPDEIPGPKKQFEKKGKHRQLEKKSADSDYWNSDSNRGPSKKITPGSRKLSPQNSETVISGIPDGSSKPKPPENNVNDPSKHQLRETRRLPQQHQSPAGPTEFVPNHSKIPEISRSRNAEPETQRINSEANGYKKVPVNATDQQHGLKRTVVSQTKNEFKKQEPNMIGSSNYRQKDTFLGGSNNGIQKRTESFSDEKSCSYAKYEKEEPELKSPIKDLSQYKKYVKEFQDKYESYCSLNNILESYRDEFSNLGNELETYRGRDNKRYQDILEQIRSSFHQCGEKHKQFKKIFIVLHEELRHLKQRIKDFAASYTRN